The Nostoc flagelliforme CCNUN1 genome includes a region encoding these proteins:
- a CDS encoding KilA-N domain-containing protein gives MLTHKWRDSEINQMLQDGQIAKYTVPKGYVNATQMCAANGKFWGHYKERKSTKAYWQELSNDIGIPISSLIIEVSGHGSTQGTWVHAEVAIDLAQWVSIPFRVWANRTLMKVILSSEVEPKPAQEQEPPKTLAPSQEAAQLALLVGEFAGLEKSLTAQLAINAATIVNPALKPAADELKSAIACTNVSDDAYLKPTDIGEVVGMSAVSVNNWLVHAGLQYRTDDRKIPYRPTESGKQWGRMVAAIAKGSNQTVFQLRWLPEIVQVICQ, from the coding sequence ATGCTGACACACAAATGGCGTGATTCAGAAATTAACCAAATGCTCCAGGACGGTCAAATAGCTAAATACACAGTACCCAAGGGTTATGTAAATGCAACCCAGATGTGCGCGGCCAATGGAAAATTTTGGGGACATTATAAAGAGAGAAAATCTACAAAAGCTTACTGGCAGGAGCTTTCTAACGATATCGGAATTCCGATATCGTCATTAATAATAGAAGTTTCAGGACACGGAAGCACTCAAGGGACTTGGGTACACGCAGAAGTAGCAATCGATTTAGCCCAATGGGTATCTATTCCATTTCGCGTCTGGGCAAACAGAACCCTAATGAAGGTGATACTCTCCAGTGAAGTAGAGCCAAAGCCAGCACAAGAGCAAGAACCACCAAAAACATTAGCTCCATCTCAAGAAGCTGCACAATTAGCTCTACTAGTAGGTGAATTCGCAGGGTTAGAAAAATCTCTCACCGCGCAGTTAGCCATTAACGCCGCAACTATTGTCAACCCGGCACTGAAGCCAGCAGCTGATGAATTAAAAAGTGCGATCGCTTGCACCAACGTTAGCGATGATGCATACCTTAAGCCTACAGATATTGGCGAGGTAGTCGGGATGAGTGCAGTGTCCGTGAATAACTGGCTGGTTCATGCTGGTTTGCAATATAGAACAGATGACCGGAAAATCCCATATCGTCCTACTGAGTCAGGTAAGCAATGGGGGCGGATGGTAGCAGCAATTGCCAAAGGCTCAAACCAAACTGTTTTTCAACTGCGGTGGTTGCCTGAGATAGTTCAAGTCATCTGTCAATAA
- a CDS encoding helix-turn-helix domain-containing protein — translation MSTVVSSQKEIMSVDINDVVYIRWDAEKIAIVKEAMKKTDSGRDGMSARALAQALQGNGISCSHQNLNKLFSGKYSIISLEIAQGICEVLSIPVQDIVKIYKFSVYKG, via the coding sequence GTGTCAACTGTGGTTTCCAGCCAAAAAGAGATTATGTCGGTGGATATTAATGACGTGGTTTACATTCGATGGGATGCTGAAAAAATTGCCATTGTAAAAGAAGCGATGAAAAAAACCGATTCTGGAAGGGATGGGATGTCGGCAAGGGCTTTAGCACAAGCTTTACAGGGCAATGGTATTTCTTGCTCACATCAAAACCTTAATAAGCTATTTAGTGGAAAATATTCAATTATCTCTTTAGAAATAGCTCAAGGAATATGTGAAGTTTTATCTATTCCAGTTCAAGATATAGTGAAAATTTACAAATTCTCTGTCTATAAAGGTTGA